In Nocardia higoensis, one genomic interval encodes:
- a CDS encoding SDR family NAD(P)-dependent oxidoreductase, with protein MEISGSAAIITGGASGLGAATAKRFAELGATVFGLDVPASIERAGDNVPAGVTLIPADVTSNDEVSAAVAQVVESGVPLRVVVNCAGVGWAGRILSKNGPHDLELFRTVITVNLLGSFNVMRLAADAIAKTEPVDEYGQRGVVINTASVAAFEGQIGQIAYSASKGGVHGMTVPAARDLAQFGIRVNTIAPGIIDTPMLAGVTEEYRKGLEAGVPFPSRLGRPDEYAQLAQYIVEHDYLNGETIRMDGALRMAPR; from the coding sequence GTGGAGATTTCGGGTTCCGCCGCCATCATCACCGGCGGCGCAAGCGGCCTGGGCGCCGCTACCGCCAAGCGTTTCGCCGAGCTGGGCGCCACCGTTTTCGGCCTGGATGTGCCCGCGTCGATCGAGCGCGCCGGTGACAATGTGCCTGCAGGCGTCACCCTCATCCCGGCCGATGTCACCAGCAACGACGAGGTGTCCGCCGCCGTCGCGCAGGTCGTCGAGTCCGGTGTGCCGCTGCGCGTCGTGGTCAACTGCGCCGGTGTCGGCTGGGCGGGTCGTATCCTGTCCAAGAACGGACCGCACGACCTCGAACTGTTCCGCACCGTGATCACGGTCAATCTGCTCGGCAGCTTCAACGTCATGCGCCTGGCCGCCGACGCCATCGCCAAGACCGAGCCGGTCGACGAGTACGGCCAGCGCGGCGTCGTCATCAACACCGCCTCCGTCGCGGCCTTCGAGGGCCAGATCGGTCAGATCGCCTACTCGGCGTCCAAGGGCGGCGTGCACGGCATGACGGTTCCGGCCGCGCGCGACCTGGCGCAGTTCGGCATCCGCGTGAACACCATCGCCCCCGGCATCATCGACACCCCGATGCTGGCCGGCGTGACCGAGGAGTACCGCAAGGGCCTCGAGGCAGGCGTGCCGTTCCCCTCGCGCCTGGGCCGGCCCGACGAGTACGCGCAGCTGGCGCAGTACATCGTCGAACACGACTACCTCAACGGCGAGACCATCCGGATGGACGGCGCGCTGCGCATGGCGCCGCGCTGA
- a CDS encoding glycerophosphodiester phosphodiesterase — protein sequence MSRGNRAPFVVAHRGASAVRPEHTLAAYELALTEGADGVECDVRLTRDGHLVCVHDRTVDRTSSGTGLVSELTLDELKNLDFGADGEPASVLTLGELIELVLDWRSRPTKLFIETKHPVRYGGLVENKVLAELQRYGIATPASADHSRAVVMSFAATAVWRIRRAAPLLPTVLLGESSRYLGGGAATTVGATAVGPSVKTLREHPELVDKAAAAGRATYCWTVDEAADVELCADLGVSWVATNHPGRTKSLLTDP from the coding sequence GTGAGCCGGGGTAATCGCGCGCCGTTCGTCGTCGCGCACCGGGGGGCGTCGGCGGTGCGGCCCGAACACACCCTCGCGGCGTACGAGCTGGCGCTGACCGAGGGGGCCGACGGTGTGGAATGCGATGTCCGGCTCACCAGGGACGGACATCTGGTCTGCGTGCACGATCGCACTGTCGACCGTACCTCCTCGGGCACGGGCCTGGTCAGCGAGCTGACCCTGGACGAGCTGAAGAATCTCGACTTCGGCGCCGACGGCGAACCCGCCTCGGTGCTGACCCTCGGCGAACTCATCGAACTCGTTCTCGACTGGCGCAGCAGACCCACCAAGCTGTTCATCGAGACCAAGCACCCGGTCCGCTACGGCGGGCTGGTGGAGAACAAAGTGCTCGCCGAGCTCCAGCGCTACGGGATCGCGACCCCGGCCTCGGCCGATCATTCCCGCGCGGTCGTCATGTCGTTCGCGGCGACCGCGGTGTGGCGCATCCGCCGGGCCGCTCCGCTGCTGCCGACCGTGTTGCTGGGTGAGTCCTCGCGCTATCTCGGTGGCGGCGCGGCAACGACGGTCGGCGCCACGGCTGTCGGCCCCTCGGTCAAGACGCTGCGCGAGCACCCCGAACTGGTGGACAAGGCGGCGGCGGCCGGGCGGGCCACCTACTGCTGGACCGTGGACGAGGCCGCCGACGTCGAACTGTGCGCCGACCTGGGCGTCAGCTGGGTGGCGACGAACCATCCCGGCCGCACCAAGTCGCTGCTGACCGACCCCTGA
- a CDS encoding DUF4328 domain-containing protein, which yields MSSVVQPCARCGARWAVQTAPMHWCPRCRGVLLSPGPIDAPAQRRNYRWVARKPDHRSARQANRSARPRSLGPTPRYREIPRWGLRDVPAAAAPASHHRVERYAPRAERLLLITASLFGAAALAETVRYLVLLRNRTRLIDPTVLAVSDVLVWICSIGAAVSALTAAVALTGWLVRLRRRAYARSGATDPRSPIAIAFGCLVPVVNLLWPGVYLIEAAGAHEDPRLARAVRIWWFAWVADGLLVAAALLWRTADSLQVQADGVAFTAFTDAFAAGVAVLTLAVVRHFDGRDLRGRARMAHRWVVTVDPAVPVIAPVQAGSEPRDADEDAMTEDRRIDNGEQDRSYEQDRLRKEVVAK from the coding sequence GTGAGTTCGGTAGTTCAGCCGTGTGCGCGCTGCGGTGCGCGATGGGCGGTCCAGACGGCGCCGATGCACTGGTGCCCGCGTTGTCGCGGCGTGCTGCTCTCGCCGGGGCCCATCGACGCGCCCGCGCAGCGCCGCAATTACCGCTGGGTCGCACGAAAACCGGATCACCGGTCCGCACGTCAGGCGAACCGATCCGCTCGGCCCCGATCGCTCGGGCCGACGCCGCGCTATCGCGAGATCCCGCGCTGGGGCCTGCGCGATGTCCCCGCGGCAGCCGCGCCGGCGAGCCACCACCGCGTGGAGCGCTACGCGCCGAGGGCCGAACGGCTGCTGCTGATCACCGCATCGCTGTTCGGCGCGGCCGCGCTCGCCGAGACCGTGCGCTATCTCGTCCTGCTGCGTAACCGGACCCGCTTGATCGACCCCACGGTGCTCGCCGTCTCCGATGTCCTCGTCTGGATCTGCTCGATCGGCGCGGCGGTGTCCGCGCTGACCGCCGCGGTGGCACTGACCGGCTGGCTGGTACGCCTGCGCAGACGCGCCTACGCGCGCTCGGGCGCCACCGACCCGCGCTCGCCGATCGCCATCGCCTTCGGCTGTCTGGTGCCGGTGGTCAATCTGCTGTGGCCGGGGGTATACCTCATCGAAGCCGCCGGCGCCCATGAGGATCCTCGGCTGGCGCGTGCGGTGCGGATCTGGTGGTTCGCCTGGGTGGCGGACGGGCTGCTGGTGGCGGCCGCGCTGCTGTGGCGCACCGCCGATTCGCTGCAGGTGCAGGCCGACGGTGTCGCTTTCACGGCGTTCACCGACGCATTCGCCGCCGGGGTCGCGGTGCTGACGCTGGCCGTGGTGCGGCACTTCGACGGCCGGGATCTGCGCGGTCGTGCCAGGATGGCCCATCGGTGGGTGGTCACCGTCGACCCGGCGGTGCCGGTCATCGCGCCGGTGCAGGCCGGTTCCGAACCCCGGGATGCGGACGAGGACGCGATGACCGAGGATCGACGGATCGACAACGGCGAGCAGGACCGGTCCTACGAGCAGGATCGGCTGCGGAAGGAGGTCGTGGCCAAGTGA
- a CDS encoding TM0106 family RecB-like putative nuclease: protein MPETPTGFTEAVTGYLDARALIGCRHRLRMDAAHGGELTGVIEDSGVRQRREAAAAHRASVRDTLVAAAPSQWVIVDPALRAGERAEATVGALTAGAQWIWGGLLPQEPDTGRRGGSEILMRDTERGGYIPIIVVNHKVTDPRRPGPADFHPLTSDPVRWDPQPDKSRKLRQQPRDQQRLAHLYRMLQRHGLASPSLLGGVIGLQSDRILVHDIAVMLDDYDRRYADRIAVVRGQSPTAPAKVPECRQCPWWTRGIEGPSCEQWLTERRDVSLVAPGSRAEVLRGHGVATIEELAAWTGEDPQDWQHGPFDEAVVTARAWLAGAPLVRRFDRVQVRRADVEVDVDLESYQEYGAYLWGTLLDGRYRPFVTWDPLPTRDEGRSFGEFWTWLMTVRAQAHAAGKTFAAYCYSRTAEDKWLYESAQRFAGMAGVPTVEQVRAFVDGPEWVDMFQAVTEQFICPNGKGLKKVAPVAGFSWRDPEASGEASMSWYRLAVGYDGAPDLGQRTRLLEYNEDDVRATMTLREWMAPRVANPHSAVAQVPSLADFTHVPAAIPLGGGGTLSS from the coding sequence GTGCCCGAAACGCCCACCGGTTTCACCGAGGCGGTCACCGGCTATCTCGATGCGCGCGCCCTGATCGGCTGCCGTCACCGGCTGCGCATGGACGCCGCGCACGGCGGTGAACTCACCGGTGTGATCGAGGATTCCGGGGTGCGCCAGCGCCGGGAGGCCGCCGCCGCGCACCGCGCCTCGGTACGCGACACCCTCGTGGCGGCGGCCCCGTCGCAGTGGGTGATCGTGGATCCGGCGCTGCGGGCGGGCGAGCGCGCCGAGGCGACCGTGGGCGCGTTGACGGCCGGAGCGCAATGGATCTGGGGCGGGCTGCTGCCGCAGGAACCCGACACGGGCAGGCGCGGCGGCTCGGAGATCCTGATGCGCGACACCGAGCGCGGCGGGTACATCCCGATCATCGTGGTCAACCACAAGGTCACCGATCCGCGCAGGCCGGGTCCGGCCGACTTCCACCCCCTGACCTCGGACCCGGTGCGCTGGGATCCGCAGCCGGACAAGTCCCGCAAGTTGCGCCAGCAGCCGCGCGACCAGCAGCGCCTGGCCCATCTCTACCGGATGTTGCAGCGCCACGGCCTGGCCAGCCCGAGCCTGCTCGGCGGTGTGATCGGCCTGCAGTCCGACCGAATCCTGGTGCACGACATCGCCGTGATGCTCGACGACTACGACCGCCGCTACGCCGATCGCATCGCCGTGGTGCGCGGCCAATCGCCCACCGCACCCGCCAAGGTGCCCGAGTGCAGGCAATGTCCGTGGTGGACACGGGGAATCGAGGGGCCCAGCTGCGAGCAATGGCTGACCGAGCGCCGCGATGTCAGCCTGGTCGCGCCCGGGTCGCGAGCGGAGGTGCTGCGCGGGCACGGGGTCGCCACCATCGAGGAACTCGCCGCGTGGACGGGGGAGGATCCGCAGGACTGGCAGCACGGCCCCTTCGACGAGGCCGTGGTCACCGCCCGCGCCTGGTTGGCGGGCGCTCCGCTGGTGCGTCGCTTCGACCGGGTGCAGGTGCGCCGCGCCGACGTCGAGGTCGACGTCGATCTGGAGAGCTACCAGGAATACGGCGCCTACCTGTGGGGCACGCTGCTCGACGGGCGGTACCGTCCGTTCGTGACCTGGGATCCGCTGCCCACCAGGGACGAGGGTCGCTCCTTCGGCGAGTTCTGGACCTGGCTGATGACGGTGCGCGCCCAGGCGCACGCGGCGGGCAAGACCTTCGCGGCCTACTGCTATTCGCGTACCGCCGAGGACAAATGGCTGTACGAGTCGGCCCAGCGGTTCGCCGGTATGGCGGGGGTGCCGACCGTCGAACAGGTGCGCGCCTTCGTCGACGGGCCCGAGTGGGTGGACATGTTCCAGGCGGTCACCGAACAGTTCATCTGCCCCAACGGCAAGGGCCTCAAGAAGGTCGCCCCGGTGGCCGGGTTCTCCTGGCGTGACCCGGAGGCGAGCGGCGAGGCGTCGATGAGCTGGTATCGGCTCGCGGTCGGCTACGACGGTGCACCCGACCTCGGCCAGCGCACCCGCCTGCTGGAATACAACGAGGACGATGTGCGCGCCACCATGACGCTGCGGGAGTGGATGGCGCCCCGTGTGGCCAACCCGCACAGCGCGGTGGCGCAGGTGCCCTCGCTGGCCGATTTCACGCACGTGCCCGCGGCGATTCCGCTCGGCGGCGGCGGTACCCTGTCGTCGTGA
- a CDS encoding TMEM165/GDT1 family protein: MTATIALSIGIVFLAELGDKSQLMALTFALRYRWWVVLGAIAAATAGVHVISVAIGYFLGASLPTTAIAFVAATTFLAVGLWTLREHLSADEEQAPAAPRSTAAPFLVVLSAVLLAELGDRTMFATAALATDNHWFGVWLGSTIGMVAADGLAIAVGILVGKHLPERLIGVVSGVLFTVIGTVTLLSALTVAPLVAAAIVAAVVALVAGVAAGPLLRGRRTPASVDPAPPADAEAMDVLAPAGAETDTLPAAR; this comes from the coding sequence ATGACCGCCACCATCGCACTGAGTATCGGCATCGTCTTTCTGGCCGAACTCGGGGACAAGTCCCAGCTGATGGCGCTGACCTTCGCGCTGCGCTATCGGTGGTGGGTCGTGCTGGGCGCGATCGCCGCCGCCACCGCGGGCGTGCACGTCATCTCGGTCGCGATCGGCTACTTCCTCGGCGCGTCCCTGCCCACCACCGCGATCGCCTTCGTCGCGGCGACAACCTTCCTGGCGGTCGGACTCTGGACGTTGCGCGAGCACCTGTCCGCGGACGAGGAGCAAGCGCCCGCCGCCCCCCGCAGCACCGCCGCGCCGTTCCTGGTCGTGCTCTCCGCCGTCCTGCTCGCCGAGTTGGGCGACCGGACAATGTTCGCCACCGCCGCACTCGCCACCGACAACCACTGGTTCGGCGTCTGGCTCGGCTCGACCATCGGCATGGTGGCCGCCGACGGCCTGGCCATCGCGGTCGGCATCCTGGTGGGCAAGCATCTGCCCGAACGGCTCATCGGCGTGGTCTCGGGCGTGCTGTTCACGGTCATCGGCACCGTCACGCTGCTGTCCGCGCTGACAGTCGCGCCGCTGGTGGCGGCGGCCATCGTGGCGGCGGTCGTCGCGCTCGTCGCCGGTGTCGCGGCCGGACCGCTGCTGCGCGGCCGCCGCACCCCGGCGTCCGTGGACCCAGCGCCTCCGGCGGATGCGGAAGCGATGGATGTGCTCGCGCCTGCGGGTGCGGAGACCGACACCCTGCCCGCCGCCCGCTGA
- a CDS encoding rhodanese-like domain-containing protein has translation MRSSEIPSAQVAEVPGEFDTPVPSEHSGGRRAILLDVREEDEWQSGHAPGAVNIPMVDVPARVDELDYDSEIYVICRQGGRSIEVAVYLAHVGFETVQVEGGMVAWQQIGRPLVAEGDRQAKIY, from the coding sequence GTGAGGAGCTCGGAAATTCCGTCGGCCCAGGTGGCCGAGGTGCCCGGCGAATTCGACACGCCCGTCCCCTCGGAGCACTCGGGCGGACGGCGCGCCATCCTGCTCGATGTGCGCGAGGAAGACGAATGGCAGTCGGGCCACGCGCCGGGGGCCGTCAACATCCCGATGGTCGATGTGCCCGCGCGCGTCGACGAACTGGACTACGACAGCGAGATCTACGTGATCTGCCGTCAGGGTGGACGCTCGATCGAAGTCGCCGTGTACCTGGCCCATGTCGGCTTCGAGACTGTGCAGGTCGAAGGCGGCATGGTGGCCTGGCAGCAGATCGGTCGCCCGCTGGTCGCGGAGGGAGACCGACAGGCGAAGATCTACTGA
- a CDS encoding class I SAM-dependent methyltransferase: MSSIPLPAAKTWDLAAEGYASYSRRQMSTYSARALELVGVDARSRVLDVAAGPGTLTLLAAPRVAEVQAVDFSPEMVRLLREQAEAAGFGNVEVRLGDGQHLPYADASFDAAFSMFGLMLFPDRRRGFAEMFRVLRPGGGAVVSSWAPVAESSLMRTVYAALCAAGSITEEPAPVYSSLENPEVFASEMRDAGFAGVSIQRHTSTVTFPSAVSFLEHMLRGSAPLTLMRHEVGEVEWRRHAEIMCAYLEENYRPNAPLTTTALLGIGHRPED, encoded by the coding sequence ATGTCCAGTATCCCGCTGCCGGCGGCGAAGACATGGGATCTGGCCGCCGAAGGCTACGCTTCGTACTCCCGCAGGCAGATGTCGACCTATTCGGCGCGAGCGCTCGAACTCGTCGGCGTCGACGCCCGATCCCGGGTGCTGGATGTGGCCGCCGGGCCCGGCACACTGACGCTGCTCGCGGCGCCGCGGGTCGCCGAGGTACAGGCGGTCGACTTCTCCCCGGAGATGGTGCGGCTGCTGCGTGAGCAGGCCGAGGCCGCCGGTTTCGGCAACGTCGAGGTTCGGCTCGGCGACGGTCAGCACCTGCCCTACGCCGACGCGTCGTTCGACGCCGCCTTCTCGATGTTCGGCCTGATGTTGTTTCCCGACCGCCGCCGTGGCTTCGCGGAGATGTTCCGGGTGTTGCGGCCCGGTGGTGGCGCGGTCGTGTCCAGCTGGGCGCCGGTCGCGGAGTCCTCGCTGATGCGGACGGTGTACGCGGCGCTGTGCGCGGCCGGATCGATCACCGAAGAGCCCGCGCCGGTCTACTCGAGCCTGGAGAATCCGGAGGTCTTCGCGAGCGAGATGCGCGATGCCGGCTTCGCCGGGGTCTCCATCCAGCGCCACACCAGCACGGTGACATTCCCGAGTGCCGTCAGCTTCCTCGAGCACATGCTGCGGGGCAGCGCGCCGCTGACACTGATGCGTCACGAGGTCGGCGAGGTGGAGTGGCGACGGCACGCGGAGATCATGTGCGCCTACCTCGAGGAGAACTACCGGCCGAACGCCCCGCTGACGACGACCGCCTTGCTGGGAATCGGTCACCGTCCCGAGGACTGA
- a CDS encoding peptidase → MTIGDSIGITPFHAHGSLRGFIISGRWPDTTKEWAQVLVLAVRVASLPGLLPTTTVFGVREELPDDPRPGTVGMVLAEGPVLGEQALEPGAFAAHIPPALLMLHPPAETSPSLPECVGAASGCVLLPGVPHLGLEHRAAWAEAEADGTVTSLVSRVGLDPISDPDTAVLAMLLAA, encoded by the coding sequence ATGACGATCGGCGACTCCATCGGTATCACCCCGTTCCACGCCCACGGCAGCCTGCGTGGGTTCATCATCTCCGGGCGCTGGCCCGACACCACCAAGGAATGGGCGCAGGTGCTGGTGCTCGCGGTGCGGGTGGCCTCGCTGCCCGGCCTGCTGCCGACCACGACGGTCTTCGGGGTACGCGAGGAGTTGCCCGACGATCCGCGTCCCGGCACGGTGGGCATGGTGCTGGCCGAGGGACCGGTACTGGGAGAACAGGCCCTGGAACCGGGCGCGTTCGCCGCGCACATTCCGCCCGCGCTGCTGATGCTGCACCCGCCTGCCGAGACCAGTCCTTCGCTACCGGAGTGCGTGGGCGCGGCCTCGGGCTGCGTGCTGCTGCCCGGGGTGCCGCACCTGGGGCTCGAACATCGCGCGGCCTGGGCGGAGGCGGAGGCCGACGGCACGGTCACCTCGCTGGTCAGCCGGGTCGGGCTGGATCCGATCAGCGATCCGGATACCGCGGTGCTGGCCATGCTGCTGGCCGCCTGA
- a CDS encoding TetR/AcrR family transcriptional regulator — MQRKAGSARQLPRGRHGLPREQVIASQRDRILDAMADAMAAQGYVNTSVAAVLKRAGVSRETFYEQFRSKEDCFEAAYARAVERLVARIAAAADRHEDAPVDRPDLERMDRLVTAYLEGLVEDPAYARLYLVEVYAVGSKALATRAQLQASFVALIAEVLDARTDAQRFACIAFAAAVGAMATARIAADDLDGLRRLREPLLDMVRRGGALYGGPPTQD; from the coding sequence ATGCAGCGAAAGGCAGGCAGCGCGCGCCAGCTCCCCCGGGGACGCCACGGGCTGCCCAGGGAGCAGGTGATCGCCTCCCAACGGGACCGGATCCTGGACGCGATGGCCGATGCCATGGCCGCGCAGGGATATGTCAATACCTCGGTGGCGGCGGTGCTCAAGCGGGCGGGCGTGTCACGGGAGACCTTCTACGAACAGTTCCGCTCGAAGGAGGACTGTTTCGAAGCCGCCTACGCCCGCGCGGTGGAGCGGCTCGTCGCGCGGATCGCCGCGGCGGCGGACAGACACGAGGACGCACCGGTCGACCGGCCCGATCTGGAGCGGATGGACCGGCTGGTGACCGCCTATCTCGAGGGTCTGGTGGAGGATCCCGCCTATGCCCGGCTGTACCTGGTCGAGGTGTACGCGGTCGGATCGAAGGCGTTGGCCACCAGGGCGCAGTTGCAGGCCTCCTTCGTGGCGCTGATCGCGGAGGTGCTCGACGCCCGGACCGACGCGCAGCGCTTCGCGTGCATCGCCTTCGCCGCGGCGGTGGGGGCGATGGCGACGGCCCGCATCGCCGCCGACGACCTCGACGGTTTGCGGCGATTGCGCGAACCTCTGCTGGATATGGTGCGCCGGGGCGGCGCGCTCTACGGCGGGCCGCCGACGCAGGATTGA
- a CDS encoding superoxide dismutase has translation MAEYTLPDLDYDYSALEPHISGQINEIHHSKHHAAYVAGVNTALEKLEAAREAGDHSAIFLHEKNLAFHLGGHVNHSIWWKNLSPNGGDKPVGELAAAIDDQFGSFDKFRAQFTAAANGLQGSGWAVLGYDTLGQKLLTFQLYDQQANVPLGIIPLLQVDMWEHAFYLQYKNVKADYVTAFWNVVNWADVQDRFARAVGQGKGLVF, from the coding sequence GTGGCTGAGTACACGCTGCCAGATCTGGACTACGACTACAGCGCTCTGGAGCCCCATATCTCCGGGCAGATCAACGAGATCCACCACTCCAAGCACCACGCGGCCTACGTCGCCGGTGTGAACACCGCGCTGGAGAAGCTGGAAGCCGCTCGCGAGGCCGGCGACCACAGCGCCATCTTCCTGCACGAGAAGAACCTGGCCTTCCACCTCGGCGGCCACGTCAACCACTCGATCTGGTGGAAGAACCTGTCCCCCAACGGTGGCGACAAGCCGGTCGGCGAGCTCGCCGCGGCCATCGACGACCAGTTCGGCTCGTTCGACAAGTTCCGCGCCCAGTTCACCGCCGCCGCCAACGGCCTGCAGGGCTCGGGCTGGGCGGTGCTCGGCTACGACACCCTCGGCCAGAAGCTGCTGACCTTCCAGCTCTACGACCAGCAGGCCAACGTGCCGCTGGGCATCATCCCGCTGCTGCAGGTCGACATGTGGGAGCACGCCTTCTACCTGCAGTACAAGAACGTCAAGGCCGACTACGTGACGGCCTTCTGGAATGTCGTCAACTGGGCCGATGTGCAGGATCGCTTCGCGCGCGCCGTCGGCCAGGGCAAGGGCCTGGTCTTCTGA
- the htpG gene encoding molecular chaperone HtpG, translating into MTEHVEQLEFQAETHQLLELMIHSVYSNKDTFLRELISNASDALDKLRLASFQDKDLQVDTSDLHIELEVDKDQRVLTVRDNGIGMSRAEVVDLIGTLAKSGTAQVRKQLAEAKSEAATEELIGQFGIGFYSTFMVADKVVLTTRKAGETGATRWESAAGSSTYTIEDLDEAPQGTAVTLYLKPADEEDHLFDYTQEWKLREIVKKYSDFIAWPVRMSVERTVTEGEGEEKQEKTLVEEQTLNSQKALWTRPRSEVSEQEYKEFYHHVSHAWDEPLEIIPLKAEGTFEYQALLFLPSQAPFDLFTREHKRGVQLYVKRVFIMDNCEELMPEYLRFVKGVVDAQDLSLNVSREILQQDRQIQMIRKRLVKKVLSTVKDLQGAEDQSKYQTFWREFGRVLKEGLLSDFDNRETILQVSSFASTHSESEATTLAQYVERMPEGQDVIYYMTGESRDQIERSPHMEAFEAKGREVLILTDPVDEMWVGSVPEFDGKRFQSIAKGEVDLESEDEKKASEALREQQDKEFADLLTWLGNTLEENIKEVRLTNRLTTSPACLVGDVFDFTPMLERMYRASGQELPVSKRILELNPTHPLVTGLRDAYDQRKPDADEGKVPELTETAELLYGTAVLAEGGELKDPARFAQILTERLTRTL; encoded by the coding sequence GTGACAGAGCACGTCGAACAACTCGAGTTCCAGGCAGAAACCCATCAGCTGCTCGAGCTGATGATCCATTCCGTCTACTCCAACAAGGACACGTTCCTTCGCGAGCTGATCTCGAACGCGTCCGATGCACTGGACAAGCTGCGACTGGCGTCCTTCCAGGACAAGGATCTGCAGGTCGACACCTCCGACCTGCACATCGAGCTGGAAGTCGACAAGGATCAGCGCGTCCTCACCGTCCGGGACAACGGCATCGGCATGTCGCGCGCGGAGGTCGTCGACCTGATCGGCACGCTGGCCAAGTCCGGCACCGCGCAGGTACGCAAGCAACTCGCCGAGGCCAAGTCCGAGGCCGCCACCGAGGAGCTGATCGGCCAGTTCGGTATCGGGTTCTACTCCACCTTCATGGTCGCCGACAAGGTCGTGCTGACCACCCGCAAGGCGGGCGAGACCGGGGCCACCCGGTGGGAGTCGGCGGCGGGCAGCTCCACCTACACCATCGAAGATCTCGACGAGGCCCCGCAGGGCACCGCCGTGACGCTGTATCTCAAGCCGGCCGACGAGGAAGATCACCTCTTCGACTACACGCAGGAGTGGAAGCTCCGCGAGATCGTCAAGAAATACTCCGATTTCATCGCCTGGCCGGTCCGTATGAGCGTCGAGCGGACCGTCACCGAAGGCGAGGGCGAGGAGAAGCAGGAGAAGACCCTCGTCGAAGAGCAGACCCTCAACTCGCAGAAGGCGCTGTGGACGCGCCCGCGCTCGGAGGTCTCCGAGCAGGAGTACAAGGAGTTCTACCACCACGTCAGCCACGCCTGGGACGAGCCGCTCGAGATCATTCCGCTCAAGGCCGAGGGCACGTTCGAATACCAGGCACTGCTGTTCCTGCCCTCGCAGGCGCCCTTCGACCTGTTCACTCGCGAGCACAAGCGCGGCGTGCAGCTCTACGTCAAGCGGGTGTTCATCATGGACAACTGCGAAGAACTCATGCCGGAGTACCTGCGCTTCGTCAAGGGCGTGGTCGACGCCCAGGACCTCTCGCTCAATGTCTCGCGCGAGATCCTGCAGCAGGACCGCCAGATCCAGATGATCCGCAAGCGCCTGGTCAAGAAGGTGCTGTCCACGGTCAAGGATCTGCAGGGCGCCGAGGACCAGAGCAAGTACCAGACCTTCTGGCGCGAGTTCGGCCGCGTCCTCAAGGAGGGCCTGCTCTCGGACTTCGACAACCGCGAGACCATCCTGCAGGTCAGCTCGTTCGCCTCGACGCATTCGGAGTCCGAGGCGACCACGCTCGCGCAGTATGTCGAGCGGATGCCCGAGGGCCAGGACGTCATCTACTACATGACCGGCGAGTCCAGGGATCAGATCGAGCGCTCGCCGCACATGGAGGCCTTCGAGGCCAAGGGCCGCGAGGTGCTGATCCTGACCGACCCGGTCGACGAGATGTGGGTCGGCTCGGTGCCGGAGTTCGACGGCAAGCGCTTCCAGTCCATCGCCAAGGGCGAGGTCGACCTGGAGTCCGAGGACGAGAAGAAGGCCTCCGAGGCGCTGCGCGAGCAGCAGGACAAGGAGTTCGCCGACCTGCTGACCTGGCTGGGCAACACCCTGGAGGAGAACATCAAGGAGGTGCGCCTGACCAACCGGCTCACCACCTCGCCCGCCTGCCTGGTCGGCGATGTCTTCGACTTCACGCCCATGCTCGAGCGCATGTACCGCGCGTCCGGCCAGGAGCTGCCGGTGAGCAAGCGAATCCTGGAACTGAATCCGACCCACCCGCTGGTGACCGGCCTGCGCGACGCCTACGACCAGCGCAAGCCCGATGCCGACGAGGGCAAGGTGCCCGAGCTCACAGAGACCGCCGAACTGCTGTACGGCACGGCGGTGCTGGCCGAGGGCGGCGAGCTGAAGGACCCCGCGCGCTTCGCGCAGATCCTCACCGAACGGCTGACACGCACGCTCTAG